One Phaseolus vulgaris cultivar G19833 chromosome 11, P. vulgaris v2.0, whole genome shotgun sequence genomic window carries:
- the LOC137825415 gene encoding G-type lectin S-receptor-like serine/threonine-protein kinase At1g67520 isoform X2, translating into MRLILQKLVLAFMHLWLWWSSSIHVDAADDSLNPGDTFNSSSQLYSKSRNYFLDFYSLLSGGEFFTYLAIQNAHDNTIVWDANKEQSVHQNDAVLSLNFSGVLKIEYPSVNKPIILYSPPQPINNTVATLLDTGNFVLQHLHSNGTTTLLWQSFDYPTNTLIPTMKLGVNHKTGHRWLLFSYLTEGRATPGGFSLEWEPKGQELMIRRRGKVCWKSGKLRNNRFEHIPEDAQGVLNYSIVSNGNEDSFSFTSTNENITYFWSLSDTGRLYYDDKEGYVARADLCYGYNNTDGGCQRWQDIPKCRIPGDVFTKKSLYPNYENVTYEENENISHSDCEAACWSNCNCSGFKELYTDGSGCRFYQWNSSKDYIVDGTVSGEDFYVLENKRNIIPHHHGTKGWIWISTVIATTLLIICALILCLAIKKRKHVLQEKKRKEMTLMEDFGNDLNKKHGLKVLDYSLVVAATNEFSSENKLGQGGFGPVYKGTLPTGEEVAIKRLARSSAQGIVEFKNELTLICELQHMNLVQLLGCCIHEEEKILIYEYMPNKSLDFYLFDGTRSKLLDWNKRFSIIQGIAQGLLYLHKYSRLKVIHRDLKASNILLDENMNPKISDFGMARMFTQQDSISNTNKVVGTYGYMSPEYAMEGVFSTKSDVYSFGVLLLEIVTGRKNTSFYDDDHPLNLVGHVWELWKDDKYFELVDPSLNEVFDHEEVQRCIHIGLLCVEHYANDRPTMSNIILMLTSKSEIVSLPQIPAFYVQRYMYPENLSSLESCTGSTLEITASTVETITSTEYVCTDLKKN; encoded by the exons ATGAGGCTTATCCTTCAGAAACTTGTGCTTGCTTTCATGCACCTGTGGTTGTGGTGGAGTTCTTCTATTCATGTTGATGCAGCAGATGACAGTTTAAACCCCGGTGATACATTCAACTCCTCTTCACAACTATATTCTAAGAGTCGCAATtattttctggatttttattcGCTTTTAAGTGGAGGTGAATTTTTTACTTACTTAGCAATACAAAATGCACATGACAATACTATAGTTTGGGACGCAAATAAAGAACAATCTGTCCACCAGAACGATGCAGTTCTATCCTTAAACTTCTCTGGCGTGCTGAAAATAGAATATCCATCTGTGAATAAACCAATTATTCTGtattctccacctcaacctatCAACAACACTGTGGCCACTTTGTTGGACACAGGCAACTTTGTTCTTCAACACCTTCACTCCAATGGGACAACCACTCTCTTGTGGCAGAGTTTTGATTATCCCACCAACACTTTGATCCCCACCATGAAGTTAGGCGTTAATCACAAAACAGGCCATCGTTGGTTACTTTTTTCGTACTTGACCGAAGGGCGTGCGACTCCAGGTGGCTTTAGTCTTGAATGGGAACCAAAGGGACAAGAACTGATGATAAGGAGGCGAGGAAAAGTTTGTTGGAAAAGTGGGAAACTGAGGAACAATAGATTTGAGCACATTCCAGAAGATGCACAAGGCGTGTTGAACTACAGCATAGTGTCTAATGGGAATGAAGACAGCTTCTCTTTCACATCTACAAATGAAAACATTACATATTTCTGGTCCTTATCGGATACTGGACGGTTATATTACGATGACAAAGAGGGATATGTTGCAAGGGCTGATCTGTGTTATGGATACAACAACACAGATGGAGGGTGCCAAAGATGGCAGGATATACCTAAATGCAGGATTCCTGGTGATGTCTTTACCAAAAAGAGTCTTTACCCTAATTATGAAAATGTAACCTATGAAGAAAATGAGAATATTAGTCACAGTGATTGTGAGGCTGCTTGCTGGAGCAATTGTAATTGCAGTGGATTCAAAGAACTCTATACAGATGGAAGTGGATGTAGATTCTATCAATGGAATTCATCAAAAGATTATATAGTTGACGGCACTGTTTCGGGTGAAGACTTTTACGTACTTGAGAACAAAAGGAACATAATCCCTCATCATCACG GTACAAAAGGGTGGATATGGATAAGTACAGTAATAGCTACTACTTTACTCATAATTTGCGCGTTGATTCTATGCCTGGCAATAAAGAAACGAAAACATGTGCTTCAAG agaagaaaaggaaagaaatgACTCTAATGGAAGATTTTGGAAATGATTTGAATAAGAAACACGGTTTAAAAGTATTGGATTATTCATTGGTTGTGGCAGCTACAAATGAGTTTTCATCAGAGAATAAGTTAGGACAGGGAGGCTTTGGACCAGTTTATAAG GGAACTTTACCAACAGGAGAGGAGGTTGCTATAAAAAGACTTGCAAGAAGTTCTGCACAAGGAATCGTTGAGTTCAAAAATGAACTAACACTGATATGTGAACTTCAGCACATGAATCTTGTTCAACTACTTGGTTGTTGCATTCATGAAGAAGAGAAGATTCTAATTTATGAGTATATGCCCAACAAAAGCTTGGATTTCTATCTTTTCG ATGGTACAAGAAGCAAATTACTAGATTGGAATAAGCGTTTCAGCATAATACAAGGAATTGCTCAAGGATTATTGTATCTTCACAAGTACTCAAGACTCAAAGTCATTCATAGAGACTTGAAAGCTAGTAACATACTTCTTGATGAAAATATGAATCCAAAAATTTCAGATTTTGGAATGGCTAGAATGTTTACTCAACAAGACTCGATATCAAATACGAACAAAGTTGTTGGGACATA TGGTTATATGTCTCCAGAATATGCTATGGAAGGAGTTTTTTCTACAAAGTCTGATGTGTATAGCTTTGGAGTATTGTTGCTTGAAATAGTTACAGGAAGAAAAAACACTAGTTTTTATGATGATGATCACCCTTTGAATCTAGTTGGACAT GTATGGGAGTTATGGAAAGATgacaaatattttgaattagtgGATCCATCACTAAATGAGGTATTTGATCATGAGGAAGTGCAAAGGTGTATTCATATTGGCCTCTTATGTGTTGAACATTATGCAAATGATCGACCCACAATGAGTAACATTATATTAATGTTAACAAGCAAGAGTGAAATAGTGTCCTTACCTCAAATACCAGCATTCTATGTTCAAAGGTATATGTATCCTGAGAATTTATCTTCCTTAGAATCTTGTACTGGTTCTACACTAGAAATCACTGCTTCTACAGTAGAAACGATTACTTCTACTGAATATGTATGtactgatttaaaaaaaaattga
- the LOC137825415 gene encoding G-type lectin S-receptor-like serine/threonine-protein kinase At1g67520 isoform X1, with protein MRLILQKLVLAFMHLWLWWSSSIHVDAADDSLNPGDTFNSSSQLYSKSRNYFLDFYSLLSGGEFFTYLAIQNAHDNTIVWDANKEQSVHQNDAVLSLNFSGVLKIEYPSVNKPIILYSPPQPINNTVATLLDTGNFVLQHLHSNGTTTLLWQSFDYPTNTLIPTMKLGVNHKTGHRWLLFSYLTEGRATPGGFSLEWEPKGQELMIRRRGKVCWKSGKLRNNRFEHIPEDAQGVLNYSIVSNGNEDSFSFTSTNENITYFWSLSDTGRLYYDDKEGYVARADLCYGYNNTDGGCQRWQDIPKCRIPGDVFTKKSLYPNYENVTYEENENISHSDCEAACWSNCNCSGFKELYTDGSGCRFYQWNSSKDYIVDGTVSGEDFYVLENKRNIIPHHHGTKGWIWISTVIATTLLIICALILCLAIKKRKHVLQEKKRKEMTLMEDFGNDLNKKHGLKVLDYSLVVAATNEFSSENKLGQGGFGPVYKGTLPTGEEVAIKRLARSSAQGIVEFKNELTLICELQHMNLVQLLGCCIHEEEKILIYEYMPNKSLDFYLFEDGTRSKLLDWNKRFSIIQGIAQGLLYLHKYSRLKVIHRDLKASNILLDENMNPKISDFGMARMFTQQDSISNTNKVVGTYGYMSPEYAMEGVFSTKSDVYSFGVLLLEIVTGRKNTSFYDDDHPLNLVGHVWELWKDDKYFELVDPSLNEVFDHEEVQRCIHIGLLCVEHYANDRPTMSNIILMLTSKSEIVSLPQIPAFYVQRYMYPENLSSLESCTGSTLEITASTVETITSTEYVCTDLKKN; from the exons ATGAGGCTTATCCTTCAGAAACTTGTGCTTGCTTTCATGCACCTGTGGTTGTGGTGGAGTTCTTCTATTCATGTTGATGCAGCAGATGACAGTTTAAACCCCGGTGATACATTCAACTCCTCTTCACAACTATATTCTAAGAGTCGCAATtattttctggatttttattcGCTTTTAAGTGGAGGTGAATTTTTTACTTACTTAGCAATACAAAATGCACATGACAATACTATAGTTTGGGACGCAAATAAAGAACAATCTGTCCACCAGAACGATGCAGTTCTATCCTTAAACTTCTCTGGCGTGCTGAAAATAGAATATCCATCTGTGAATAAACCAATTATTCTGtattctccacctcaacctatCAACAACACTGTGGCCACTTTGTTGGACACAGGCAACTTTGTTCTTCAACACCTTCACTCCAATGGGACAACCACTCTCTTGTGGCAGAGTTTTGATTATCCCACCAACACTTTGATCCCCACCATGAAGTTAGGCGTTAATCACAAAACAGGCCATCGTTGGTTACTTTTTTCGTACTTGACCGAAGGGCGTGCGACTCCAGGTGGCTTTAGTCTTGAATGGGAACCAAAGGGACAAGAACTGATGATAAGGAGGCGAGGAAAAGTTTGTTGGAAAAGTGGGAAACTGAGGAACAATAGATTTGAGCACATTCCAGAAGATGCACAAGGCGTGTTGAACTACAGCATAGTGTCTAATGGGAATGAAGACAGCTTCTCTTTCACATCTACAAATGAAAACATTACATATTTCTGGTCCTTATCGGATACTGGACGGTTATATTACGATGACAAAGAGGGATATGTTGCAAGGGCTGATCTGTGTTATGGATACAACAACACAGATGGAGGGTGCCAAAGATGGCAGGATATACCTAAATGCAGGATTCCTGGTGATGTCTTTACCAAAAAGAGTCTTTACCCTAATTATGAAAATGTAACCTATGAAGAAAATGAGAATATTAGTCACAGTGATTGTGAGGCTGCTTGCTGGAGCAATTGTAATTGCAGTGGATTCAAAGAACTCTATACAGATGGAAGTGGATGTAGATTCTATCAATGGAATTCATCAAAAGATTATATAGTTGACGGCACTGTTTCGGGTGAAGACTTTTACGTACTTGAGAACAAAAGGAACATAATCCCTCATCATCACG GTACAAAAGGGTGGATATGGATAAGTACAGTAATAGCTACTACTTTACTCATAATTTGCGCGTTGATTCTATGCCTGGCAATAAAGAAACGAAAACATGTGCTTCAAG agaagaaaaggaaagaaatgACTCTAATGGAAGATTTTGGAAATGATTTGAATAAGAAACACGGTTTAAAAGTATTGGATTATTCATTGGTTGTGGCAGCTACAAATGAGTTTTCATCAGAGAATAAGTTAGGACAGGGAGGCTTTGGACCAGTTTATAAG GGAACTTTACCAACAGGAGAGGAGGTTGCTATAAAAAGACTTGCAAGAAGTTCTGCACAAGGAATCGTTGAGTTCAAAAATGAACTAACACTGATATGTGAACTTCAGCACATGAATCTTGTTCAACTACTTGGTTGTTGCATTCATGAAGAAGAGAAGATTCTAATTTATGAGTATATGCCCAACAAAAGCTTGGATTTCTATCTTTTCG AAGATGGTACAAGAAGCAAATTACTAGATTGGAATAAGCGTTTCAGCATAATACAAGGAATTGCTCAAGGATTATTGTATCTTCACAAGTACTCAAGACTCAAAGTCATTCATAGAGACTTGAAAGCTAGTAACATACTTCTTGATGAAAATATGAATCCAAAAATTTCAGATTTTGGAATGGCTAGAATGTTTACTCAACAAGACTCGATATCAAATACGAACAAAGTTGTTGGGACATA TGGTTATATGTCTCCAGAATATGCTATGGAAGGAGTTTTTTCTACAAAGTCTGATGTGTATAGCTTTGGAGTATTGTTGCTTGAAATAGTTACAGGAAGAAAAAACACTAGTTTTTATGATGATGATCACCCTTTGAATCTAGTTGGACAT GTATGGGAGTTATGGAAAGATgacaaatattttgaattagtgGATCCATCACTAAATGAGGTATTTGATCATGAGGAAGTGCAAAGGTGTATTCATATTGGCCTCTTATGTGTTGAACATTATGCAAATGATCGACCCACAATGAGTAACATTATATTAATGTTAACAAGCAAGAGTGAAATAGTGTCCTTACCTCAAATACCAGCATTCTATGTTCAAAGGTATATGTATCCTGAGAATTTATCTTCCTTAGAATCTTGTACTGGTTCTACACTAGAAATCACTGCTTCTACAGTAGAAACGATTACTTCTACTGAATATGTATGtactgatttaaaaaaaaattga
- the LOC137820518 gene encoding G-type lectin S-receptor-like serine/threonine-protein kinase At1g67520 encodes MGHAQSMPAQLHRKSEPIEQLQGFKPFLANSDGATSAPICGNFRGKEKLGFDFPTVLNRADVAMGIGPSKMAQSNMDQIIHRAKEGGCGDCNHNVFFNKNDPKVSMDEEKLWKGSSGREIDTEISQSLGESEQAGYPWHKEVTAHIEKPRKENFITASTNSTAVSKVRKSISSCLPKMVEKEGGPLSHQASSLSGATKGGEEDPILSILRVEDSILSAPAGENGEKHLQIGSVEAEKNDFRSQNRSALRSDRIRDAYLPFMGQRKTGCEEQSKNGIQQLAEGKINQTTQVNGLNPLKQVDATEKRVFWVGESSKNSKWVERKQLRLVFPHLKHPMRLILQKLVLAFMHLWLWLSSSIHVDAADDSLNPGDTLNSTSPLYSKSRKYLLEFITIAGRVDFFPYLAILNEHAIVWDANKEQSVVASDPVLSLNLSGVLKIEYASVKKSIILYSPPQPINNTVATLLDTGNFVLHHLHSNGTTTLLWQSFDYPTDTLIPTMKLGVNHKTGHRWLLFSQLIYARATRGGFSLEWEPRGQELMIRRRGKVCWKSGKLRNNRFENIPEDAQGVLKYSIVSNEDEDTFSFTSTNESHTSQWFLSGTGQLLYNSNGGFVARADLCFGYNNTEGGCQRWQDIPKCRIPDEVFTKKSLRSNYENVTYDDNKNISYSDCEGACWSNCYCNGFKEYYNDGSGCIFYHWISSKDYIVDGTVSGEDIYVLENKGNIVPHHHGTKRWIWISTVIAATLLIICASILCLAIKKRKHVLQEKKRKEMTLIEDFGNDLNKGHGLKVFDYTMVVEATNGFSSENKLGQGGFGPVYKGTLPTGEEVAIKRLAKSSTQGIVEFKNELTFICELQHMNLVQLLGCCIHEEEKILIYEYMPNKSLDFYLFDCTRSKLLDWNKRFNIIQGIAQGLLYLHKYSRLKIIHRDLKASNILLDENMNPKISDFGMARMFTQQDSVSNTNRVVGTYGYMSPEYAMEGVFSTKSDVYSFGVLLLEIVSGRKNTSFYDEDRPINLIGHVWELWIDDKCFQSVDPSLNESLDYDEVQRCIHVGLLCVEQYANDRPTMSDVISMLTNKSAIVSLPKKPAFYIQREMFNEKLFSSELCTSSTVEITTSLEIEQI; translated from the exons ATGGGTCACGCTCAGTCCATGCCGGCACAGCTTCATCGGAAATCTGAACCAATAGAACAGTTACAAGGTTTCAAGCCTTTTTTGGCAAATTCCGATGGAGCTACTTCGGCACCCATTTGCGGCAATTTCAGGGGAAAGGAAAAACTAGGGTTTGATTTTCCAACGGTCCTAAACAGGGCTGACGTGGCAATGGGGATTGGGCCTTCGAAGATGGCCCAAAGCAACATGGACCAAATTATTCACCGGGCAAAAGAAGGGGGGTGTGGAGATTGTAACCACAatgtgttttttaataaaaacgaCCCAAAGGTAagcatggatgaagagaagttATGGAAGGGATCTAGCGGGAGGGAGATTGACACTGAAATTTCACAATCTTTAGGCGAATCTGAACAAGCTGGGTACCCATGGCACAAAGAGGTCACCGCTCACATTGAGAAGCCTCGTAAGGAGAACTTCATTACGGCATCAACCAATTCCACTGCGGTGTCGAAGGTAAGAAAGAGTATATCATCGTGTTTACCGAAAATGGTAGAGAAAGAGGGAGGACCTTTGTCCCATCAAGCATCGTCTTTGTCGGGTGCTACGAAGGGGGGAGAGGAGGACCCAATTCTTTCAATCCTGAGGGTGGAAGACTCTATTCTTTCGGCACCAGCGGGGGAGAACGGCGAAAAACATCTACAGATAGGTTCTGTTGAGGCGGAAAAAAACGATTTTAGGAGCCAAAATCGGAGTGCTTTGAGATCGGATAGAATAAGAGATGCATACTTACCGTTCATGGGGCAGAGGAAGACAGGATGCGAAGAGCAAAGTAAGAATGGGATTCAACAATTGGCAGAAGGAAAGATTAACCAAACAACGCAAGTCAACGGTCTAAACCCCTTAAAGCAGGTGGATGCTACGGAAAAAAGAGTCTTCTGGGTGGGAGAATCAAGCAAAAACAGCAAGTGGGTAGAACGCAAGCAATTAAG ACTAGTCTTTCCACATTTGAAGCATCCTATGAGGCTTATTCTTCAGAAACTTGTGCTTGCTTTCATGCACCTCTGGTTGTGGTTGAGTTCTTCTATTCATGTTGATGCAGCAGATGACAGTTTAAACCCCGGTGATACACTCAACTCCACTTCACCACTATATTCTAAGAGTCGCAAATATCTTCTGGAATTTATTACTATTGCAGGTCGAGTTGATTTTTTTCCTTACTTAGCAATACTAAATGAACATGCTATAGTTTGGGACGCTAATAAAGAACAATCTGTCGTCGCGAGCGATCCAGTTCTATCCTTAAACCTATCTGGCGTGCTCAAAATAGAATATGCATCTGtcaaaaaatcaattattctgtattctccacctcaacctatCAACAACACTGTGGCCACTTTGTTGGACACAGGCAACTTTGTTCTTCATCACCTTCACTCCAATGGGACAACAACTCTCTTGTGGCAGAGTTTCGATTATCCCACTGACACTTTGATCCCCACCATGAAGTTAGGTGTTAATCACAAAACAGGCCATCGTTGGTTACTTTTTTCGCAGTTGATCTATGCGAGAGCGACTCGAGGTGGCTTTAGTCTTGAATGGGAACCGAGGGGACAAGAACTGATGATAAGGAGGCGAGGAAAAGTTTGTTGGAAAAGTGGGAAACTGAGGAACAATAGATTTGAGAACATTCCGGAAGATGCACAAGGCGTGTTGAAGTACAGCATAGTCTCCAATGAGGATGAAGACACCTTCTCTTTCACATCTACAAATGAAAGCCATACAAGTCAGTGGTTCCTGTCTGGTACTGGGCAGTTACTTTACAATAGCAACGGTGGATTCGTTGCAAGGGCTGATCTGTGTTTTGGATACAACAACACAGAAGGAGGGTGCCAAAGATGGCAGGATATACCTAAATGCAGGATTCCTGATGAAGTGTTTACCAAAAAGAGTCTTCGCTCTAATTATGAAAACGTAACTTATGACGATAATAAGAATATTAGTTACAGCGATTGTGAGGGTGCTTGCTGGAGCAATTGTTATTGCAATGGATTCAAAGAATACTATAATGATGGAAGTGGATGTATATTCTATCATTGGATTTCATCAAAAGATTATATAGTTGACGGCACTGTTTCGGGTGAAGACATTTACGTACTGGAGAACAAAGGGAACATAGTCCCTCATCATCACG GTACAAAGAGGTGGATATGGATAAGTACAGTAATAGCAGCTACTTTACTCATAATATGCGCATCCATTCTATGCCTGGCAATAAAGAAACGAAAACATGTGCTTCAAG agaagaaaaggaaagaaatgACTCTAATCGAAGATTTTGGAAATGATTTGAACAAGGGACACGGTTTAAAAGTATTCGATTATACCATGGTTGTGGAAGCCACAAATGGGTTTTCATCAGAGAATAAGTTAGGACAAGGAGGCTTTGGACCAGTTTATAAG GGAACTTTGCCAACAGGAGAGGAGGTTGCTATAAAAAGACTTGCAAAAAGTTCTACACAAGGAATTGTAGAGTTTAAAAACGAACTAACATTTATATGTGAACTTCAGCACATGAATCTTGTTCAACTACTTGGTTGTTGCATTCATGAAGAAGAGAAGATTCTAATTTACGAGTATATGCCCAACAAAAGCTTGGATTTCTATCTTTTCG ATTGTACAAGAAGCAAATTACTAGATTGGAATAAGCGGTTCAACATAATACAAGGAATTGCTCAAGGATTATTGTATCTTCACAAGTACTCAAGACTCAAAATCATTCATAGAGACTTGAAAGCTAGTAATATACTTCTCGATGAAAATATGAATCCAAAAATTTCAGATTTTGGAATGGCTAGAATGTTCACCCAACAAGACTCAGTATCAAATACGAACAGGGTTGTTGGGACATA TGGTTACATGTCTCCAGAATATGCTATGGAAGGAGTTTTTTCTACAAAGTCTGATGTATATAGTTTCGGGGTCTTGTTACTTGAAATTGTTAGTGGACGAAAAAACACTAGTTTTTATGACGAGGATCGCCCAATAAATCTAATTGGACAT GTATGGGAACTATGGATAGAtgacaagtgttttcaatcagtGGATCCATCATTAAATGAGTCACTTGATTATGATGAAGTGCAAAGGTGTATTCATGTTGGTCTCCTATGTGTTGAACAATATGCAAATGATCGACCAACAATGTCTGACGTTATATCAATGTTGACAAACAAGAGTGCAATAGTGTCTTTACCTAAAAAACCAGCATTTTATATTCAAAGAGAGATGTTTAATGAGAAGTTATTTTCTTCAGAGTTGTGTACTAGTTCTACAGTAGAAATTACTACTTCGTTGGAAATAGAACAAATCTGA
- the LOC137809220 gene encoding uncharacterized protein, with amino-acid sequence MSSDYTSGGTPFFFSNFPFDIKESDLWRIFRRWGRVSDIFISRRLNIKKQMFGFVRFQGVQNVRELKNHLNTIWIGSWKLKANRPKYNRPAETRKEWNMKLKEKVSEIKSEPKKEWRAKEKETYANIVKTGKSISEQTQNRSRVQAIHFRAEETPRDWLKKCYIGRVSDLSKVSCLNECFILEGLSHIKVKFLGGFHVLLMGENETKILEAIEENKVWFEEMFDTIIPWEEQFVAVDKLVWVRCRGLPLKLWNTDCFKHIAALMGTLVEVDNATLALEELEYARFKIRVTVECEAKLTNYMRINENLYQISVEEECSVPEHKLCQC; translated from the coding sequence ATGAGCTCAGACTACACTTCGGGAGGGACTCCGTTCTTCTTCTCCAACTTTCCCTTCGACATCAAAGAATCAGATTTGTGGAGGATTTTCCGCAGATGGGGAAGGGTAAGTGATATTTTCATATCAAGAAGGTTGAACATTAAGAAGCAAATGTTTGGTTTTGTGAGATTTCAGGGAGTACAGAATGTCAGGGAACTAAAGAATCATCTGAACACAATTTGGATTGGAAGCTGGAAACTGAAGGCTAACAGGCCGAAATACAATAGACCAGCAGAAACAAGAAAGGAATGGAATATGAAGTTGAAAGAGAAGGTTTCAGAAATAAAGAGTGAACCAAAAAAAGAATGGAGGGCCAAAGAGAAAGAAACATATGCAAACATTGTTAAGACTGGTAAAAGTATTAGTGAACAAACTCAGAATAGGTCAAGGGTGCAGGCTATTCATTTTAGAGCAGAAGAAACTCCAAGGGATTGGCTAAAAAAGTGCTACATTGGAAGAGTCTCGGATTTAAGCAAAGTATCATGTTTgaatgaatgttttattttggaAGGTCTCAGTCATATAAAGGTTAAATTTTTGGGAGGGTTCCATGTGCTATTGATGGGGGAAAACGAAACAAAGATCCTTGAAGCGatagaagaaaataaagtatGGTTTGAAGAAATGTTTGACACCATCATTCCATGGGAAGAACAATTTGTAGCGGTGGACAAATTGGTGTGGGTGAGATGTAGGGGGCTACCGTTGAAATTATGGAATACTGACTGCTTCAAACACATAGCAGCATTAATGGGAACTCTTGTGGAGGTTGATAACGCAACGCTGGCACTGGAAGAACTTGAGTATGCAAGATTCAAAATTAGAGTAACAGTGGAATGTGAGGCAAAGTTAACCAACTACATGAGAATCAATGAAAATTTGTATCAGATATCGGTGGAGGAAGAATGCTCTGTCCCAGAACACAAACTTTGCCAATGTTAG
- the LOC137809223 gene encoding uncharacterized protein, producing MVLKEIEGLDGQDEDDALPESLRMRRVALFSHVEEINKKLESLFRQKARNNWLAFGDSNSKFYYSVIRWRKLRNEVKGVDMGGVWCAEPEVVRREALKLYEARFSASQDFGVRLDNVEFKTLFVEVSLSMVSKFSEEEVKSAICLCEGSKSPGPDDFNSNFIKGRWEVLKHDIVVVVHLFQETGVHPKRV from the coding sequence ATGGTTTTAAAGGAGATTGAGGGGCTAGATGGCCAAGATGAAGATGATGCCCTACCTGAGAGTTTGAGGATGAGGAGAGTAGCCCTCTTTAGTCATGTAGAAGAGATTAATAAAAAACTTGAGTCTCTTTTCAGGCAGAAAGCTAGAAATAATTGGCTTGCGTTTggggattctaactccaagttTTATTATTCTGTAATCAGATGGAGGAAGCTTAGGAATGAGGTTAAGGGTGTTGATATGGGAGGTGTGTGGTGTGCGGAGCCTGAGGTTGTTCGTAGGGAGGCACTGAAGCTTTATGAAGCTAGATTTTCTGCTTCTCAAGATTTTGGAGTCAGACTTGATAACGTTGAGTTCAAGACCTTGTTTGTGGAGGTCAGTCTAAGTATGGTATCCAAATTCTCTGAGGAAGAAGTTAAAAGTGCTATTTGTTTGTGTGAGGGGTCAAAAAGCCCTGGTCCAGATGACTTCAATTCTAACTTTATTAAGGGTAGATGGGAAGTGTTGAAGCATGATATTGTAGTTGTTGTTCACCTCTTTCAAGAGACGGGGGTGCATCCCAAAAGGGTGTAA